The Rhea pennata isolate bPtePen1 unplaced genomic scaffold, bPtePen1.pri scaffold_40, whole genome shotgun sequence DNA window GGCCAGGCCAGGAGAAGTTCTGCAAGCTggtcaggcaggactgcctgggttgagcacaaagcaacgaataaacagccagaaagcacagagagatgaactTGTGCCAGATGGGCTGAAAGGGACAAGTTATCACTGGGTTTTTCACTGGCTGttacagaggagctgctggcaggaggctgCATCTGGTGGCAGGATGCACACATACCTGGGAAGAAATGGTGAGGGCAAAATCTCCAGCACAACTGCAGTACACAGGCATAGGTGTCTCCTTCACACCATGACACTTCTTGCACACCTAGAGGCAAAGGAGTTTTAGCTAGGATAGCAGACAAGGCTGAGCAGTTCAGTCCTTTGACAGGGCTCTCTGGGGAGACACCACTGACATCAGGTCAATGGGTCAAgcctcagccagccagcaaaaggctgcagctatGTGCTGAGAAGAAGTGGAGAGCGCTCGAGCCAAACTCTCCTCATCATATCTCCACTGCATCACATCAGTCAGAGAAGTAAGGTTGGGCTGCTCGGTttcaaggagcagagagcagcttcagccctcctgctgcagcctgctaCATCAAGGGCAGGCTCCCGCAGCACGGCCGCCCAGCACTCATcaagtcctgcagcaggtagGCCATTAGCTTCTTCTGCAGCGCTTCCACCAGTGCCATTTCAATGGAATCCGAGTCATACTGGGCCTGGCAGTTGGAGCATACCCAACTGGGCAGCACTGACCCATCCgaggggcagagagaagggagatgaaCACCAGTGTGACTCTTCCCAAGAGAAAGCACGGTGCAGCCTCAGCCCTCGCAGCCTAACAAGAGCATTCAGAGAGCCCCGAGTGCCAGGAAGCCATAACCAATTTCGGGAGGGGATAAAGCATCAGCCAAAGCACCAGCACACCTCAAACTGTCACAGGCAGCTACGAAAGgggatgagcagaaaataacctTGAAGGGAGGTTTATCACTGTCATGGAACCAAGCAGaccttcaaagcaaaaggactgagagagagagaaagatggacAACATGTGAGTGAATGACAGGCCGAGAGCACAACCATGCTAGGGCCTCTGGTGTCCCCAAGAGGGACTTAATGCAtgcagccagggcaaaggggatttcctgggaaaggaaggctGTACCTGCGAGAGGGCAGGGTCCTTGCACAGGTCCAAGTCCCTGCAAAAATTGCACTTCCTGCAGATGACTTCAGGGAGCATGTAGGAGCAGCAAGGGTCCCGAAACTGGGCTTCTTCTGAGAACTCACCCACTTCAATGAGGCGCAGCAGGTCCCGGCGCAGTTTGTTTACTTGGTTAGTTATACTGGCATCCAGGGACAACACCTACAGGAGACAGTGTTAGGTAAGGCCACCAGCAGAGAAGACGGTCCTCACGGGGACTCACTCTGATGCGAGTGCTAGCTgggcaaaacaaactgattgtAGAATTGcaacagattcttaaaaaaaaaaaaaaagaagaagaaaaaaaaagaagaaagcacagccCACCCCACTAACCTTGTAGACGTATTTGATGAACTCTAGAGCTGGGTTGTTGAGTGGCAAGTAGGAGCCAGGTAGCACTGAGAACATGTCTGAGGGCTCAGTGGCATTATGGGAACCAGCCATCTTCTTCTGGATCTTCTGAGTGACGGTGAAGAAGCTCTGCGTGAGCTCGTTGGTCACGTAATCCTGTGAGAAAGTGATCACGCctggagaggaagagcagagagagctctTGAGCCATATGGAAGCATATGGGGACAGCAAGGTGGgcagctctcttcctgctgcaggactggcccagcagtgctgcacacagCTCTCCCATGGCTAACTGTGGCTAACCGTACTCACCAGGCATGGCTCCCGTCTCTCCCAATGCCTCCTGGGACACCTGGCTCATGGCCCTCCTCTTGATGGGAGCGCTCTGAGGGGcattgtgctgcagctcctcgcTCCTCCTTCATGCTGTGGTACACAGCCACAATGTAGGCTGCAGAGACTCGTaagaaaagctccagatgcAGTCCACG harbors:
- the LOC134154774 gene encoding LOW QUALITY PROTEIN: DNA polymerase epsilon catalytic subunit A-like (The sequence of the model RefSeq protein was modified relative to this genomic sequence to represent the inferred CDS: deleted 1 base in 1 codon); this encodes MDPANYEGIKGRVRSSVHSGEQDTSKSQVLDEDSEEEEDKEEEEEDGEANVEDLLENSWNIVQFLPQAASCQNCFLRIVLAYIVAVYHSMKEEEELQHNAPQSAPIKRRAMSQVSQEALGETGAMPGVITFSQDYVTNELTQSFFTVTQKIQKKMAGSHNATEPSDMFSVLPGSYLPLNNPALEFIKYVYKVLSLDASITNQVNKLRRDLLRLIEVGEFSEEAQFRDPCCSYMLPEVICRKCNFCRDLDLCKDPALSQDGSVLPSWVCSNCQAQYDSDSIEMALVEALQKKLMAYLLQDLMSVCKKCHGVKETPMPVYCSCAGDFALTISSQIFMEHINIFQSIAWHYSVAYLLETIEWLLRTNHQLQQ